One genomic segment of Amycolatopsis granulosa includes these proteins:
- a CDS encoding acyl-CoA dehydrogenase family protein: MPIDRLLPDREYADLLALATELARDELKPLAAEYEEAERFPREQFRLLGKSGLLGLPYSERWGGGEVPYEVYLQVLEEIAGAWMSIGIGLSTHIMACYALAHHGTDEQRDRWLPDMLEGQLLGAYALSESHAGSDAASLSTRARLDGDAYVVNGTKAWITHGGQADFYTTMVRTGDDEISCLLVDGRTPGLSAAPPERKMGLTGSTTAQVIFSDARVDADRLIGPAGAGMRIALSSLDSGRLGIAACAVGLAQAALDEAVAYAKGRTQFGKPIIDFQGLEFLLADMAAAVDSARATYLDAARRRDRGMPFGRAASVAKLIATDAAMKVTTDAVQVLGGAGYTRDFPVERYMREAKVPQIFEGTNQIQRMVIARHLKRA; the protein is encoded by the coding sequence ATGCCGATCGACCGCCTGCTCCCCGACCGCGAGTACGCGGACCTGCTCGCGCTGGCGACGGAACTGGCCCGGGACGAGCTCAAGCCGCTCGCCGCCGAGTACGAGGAGGCCGAGCGCTTCCCGCGGGAGCAGTTCCGGCTGCTCGGCAAGTCCGGCCTGCTCGGGCTGCCGTACTCCGAGCGCTGGGGCGGCGGCGAGGTGCCCTACGAGGTGTACCTGCAGGTCCTGGAGGAGATCGCGGGCGCGTGGATGTCGATCGGCATCGGCCTGTCGACGCACATCATGGCCTGCTACGCGCTGGCCCACCACGGCACGGACGAGCAGCGCGACCGCTGGCTGCCGGACATGCTCGAGGGGCAGCTGCTGGGCGCGTACGCGTTGTCGGAGTCGCACGCCGGGTCGGACGCGGCGTCGCTGTCCACGCGAGCCCGGCTGGACGGTGACGCGTACGTCGTCAACGGCACCAAGGCGTGGATCACGCACGGCGGGCAGGCGGACTTCTACACGACCATGGTCCGCACGGGCGACGACGAGATCTCCTGCCTGCTGGTGGACGGCCGCACGCCCGGGCTGTCCGCGGCGCCACCGGAGCGGAAGATGGGCCTGACCGGGTCGACCACCGCGCAGGTGATCTTCTCCGACGCCCGGGTGGACGCGGACCGGCTCATCGGACCGGCCGGGGCCGGCATGCGCATCGCCTTGTCCTCTTTGGACTCCGGCCGGCTCGGGATCGCCGCGTGCGCCGTCGGTCTGGCGCAGGCGGCGCTCGACGAGGCAGTCGCGTACGCGAAGGGACGCACGCAGTTCGGCAAGCCGATCATCGACTTCCAGGGACTCGAGTTCCTGCTCGCCGACATGGCCGCCGCGGTCGACTCGGCACGCGCGACGTACCTCGACGCCGCCCGGCGCCGGGACCGCGGCATGCCGTTCGGCCGGGCCGCCTCGGTGGCCAAGCTCATCGCGACGGACGCCGCGATGAAGGTGACCACCGACGCCGTCCAGGTCCTCGGCGGCGCAGGCTACACGCGTGACTTCCCGGTGGAGCGGTACATGCGCGAGGCGAAGGTGCCACAGATCTTCGAGGGCACGAACCAGATCCAGCGCATGGTCATCGCCCGCCACCTGAAGCGGGCCTGA
- a CDS encoding TetR/AcrR family transcriptional regulator has product MTSREVLPPPGGKALTARQRALLAELEELFLVEGFVHFTLDDLAAKTHCSKSTLYALAPSKEQLAVRVVQHYFKSAAGVLDERIAGLGDAREIIGVYLSGIAEHLNRASAAFMRDISDFAPARAAYELNSRAAAAKIRSFIAKGVADGVFREVHAPLIAEMAAVLVEAIQTGVVGSRTGVSDAEAFTALSELLLGGLASRP; this is encoded by the coding sequence ATGACCAGTCGCGAGGTGCTCCCGCCACCAGGCGGCAAGGCACTCACCGCCCGGCAACGCGCGCTGCTCGCCGAGCTGGAGGAGCTGTTCCTGGTCGAGGGCTTCGTCCACTTCACGCTCGACGACCTGGCCGCGAAGACGCACTGTTCGAAGTCGACGCTGTACGCGCTGGCGCCGAGCAAGGAGCAGCTGGCCGTCCGGGTGGTGCAGCACTACTTCAAAAGTGCCGCCGGCGTGCTGGACGAGCGGATCGCCGGCCTCGGGGACGCGCGCGAGATCATCGGCGTCTACCTGAGCGGCATCGCCGAGCACCTGAACCGGGCGTCCGCGGCGTTCATGCGCGACATCAGCGACTTCGCCCCGGCGCGGGCGGCCTACGAGCTCAACAGCCGGGCCGCGGCCGCGAAGATCCGCTCGTTCATCGCCAAGGGCGTCGCGGACGGGGTGTTCCGCGAGGTGCACGCCCCGCTCATCGCCGAGATGGCCGCCGTGCTCGTCGAGGCCATCCAGACCGGTGTGGTCGGCTCGCGGACCGGCGTCTCGGACGCCGAGGCGTTCACGGCGCTGTCCGAACTGCTCCTGGGCGGGCTAGCATCTCGCCCGTGA
- a CDS encoding PfkB family carbohydrate kinase produces the protein MIVVGGEALVDLVPGAEKTNDGLTSLVPRLGGGPYNVALAAGRLGTPTAFLSRISADRFGQALRDRLLASNVDISMVQDGPENTTLAVVALAPNGSASYTFYTEGTADRLVADPGPLPEDVTVLCLGTLGMVLEPGASTYETVLRREAARGVLTALDPNIRADLIADADAYRSRFASWLPDVRLLKLSDDDGEWLAGPAGLDAAVKSWLDAGVEAVVVTRGGDGLVVHTESVTVPVPSAPARLVDTIGAGDTVQGALLSWLHDRNVGALTELTESDWREVLTFAARAASITVSRSGAEPPTAAEMCEPDPNGLL, from the coding sequence GTGATCGTGGTGGGTGGCGAGGCGCTGGTCGACCTGGTGCCGGGTGCCGAGAAGACGAACGACGGCCTGACGTCCCTGGTGCCGCGCCTCGGCGGCGGCCCGTACAACGTGGCCCTCGCGGCGGGACGGCTCGGCACGCCGACCGCGTTCCTGTCCCGGATCTCGGCCGACCGCTTCGGGCAGGCCCTGCGGGACCGGCTCCTGGCGTCGAACGTCGACATATCGATGGTGCAGGACGGTCCGGAGAACACCACCCTCGCCGTCGTCGCCCTCGCACCGAACGGGTCCGCGAGCTACACCTTCTACACCGAGGGCACGGCCGACCGGCTGGTCGCCGACCCCGGTCCGCTGCCCGAGGACGTCACCGTGCTGTGCCTGGGCACCCTCGGCATGGTCCTGGAGCCCGGCGCCTCCACCTACGAGACGGTGCTGCGGCGCGAGGCCGCCCGTGGCGTGCTGACCGCGCTCGACCCGAACATCCGCGCGGACCTCATCGCCGATGCCGACGCCTATCGCAGCCGGTTCGCCTCCTGGCTGCCCGACGTGCGCCTGCTCAAGCTGTCCGACGACGACGGCGAATGGCTGGCCGGGCCTGCCGGGCTGGACGCGGCGGTCAAGTCGTGGCTGGACGCCGGGGTGGAGGCGGTGGTGGTGACCCGCGGCGGCGACGGCCTGGTCGTCCACACCGAATCCGTGACCGTTCCGGTACCGTCCGCGCCCGCCCGGCTGGTCGACACGATCGGCGCCGGGGACACCGTGCAGGGAGCCCTGTTGTCGTGGCTGCACGACCGGAATGTGGGCGCGCTCACCGAGCTGACTGAGTCCGACTGGCGCGAGGTCTTGACTTTCGCGGCCCGGGCGGCGTCCATCACGGTGTCCCGGAGCGGCGCGGAACCGCCGACCGCGGCCGAGATGTGTGAACCTGATCCCAACGGTTTGCTCTAG